In a genomic window of Sporosarcina trichiuri:
- the istB gene encoding IS21-like element helper ATPase IstB encodes MKPLYEDLQDQCRTLRLAEAAKELPRILREAESKGWTYHELMHEFLHYEVRCRETKSRDKLMKWAEFPELLTLENFRLEEQTAIGAKQLNVLKELAWVEECFTLIMMGPTGVGKTHLSTALGIHAIERGHQVSFISMDRLMYVLKTKDYTAKSKTRYKRIVKSDLIIIDDVMYMAYEPQEAHLFFQFIYELYDQAAFILTSNKGPGEWGKFLGDPTLTTAILDRLLHRSEILTFSEEQNSIRMKYRQTLFTTTGVES; translated from the coding sequence ATGAAGCCACTCTACGAAGATCTGCAAGATCAATGCCGGACCCTGCGCTTAGCAGAGGCCGCAAAGGAGCTGCCCCGAATTTTACGGGAGGCCGAATCGAAGGGATGGACGTATCATGAATTGATGCATGAATTCCTTCATTATGAGGTGCGATGCCGGGAGACAAAGAGTCGGGATAAGTTGATGAAATGGGCAGAGTTTCCTGAACTGCTCACCTTGGAGAACTTTCGGTTGGAAGAACAGACCGCAATCGGGGCCAAGCAACTGAATGTCTTAAAGGAGCTAGCGTGGGTAGAAGAATGTTTCACACTGATCATGATGGGGCCGACGGGTGTCGGCAAAACCCATCTATCTACAGCATTAGGCATTCATGCGATTGAGAGAGGACACCAAGTGTCCTTCATCTCGATGGACCGATTGATGTATGTATTGAAGACCAAGGATTATACGGCCAAGTCTAAAACCCGCTACAAACGAATCGTCAAATCCGATTTAATCATTATCGATGACGTCATGTACATGGCCTACGAGCCGCAGGAAGCTCATTTATTTTTCCAGTTCATTTATGAACTGTATGATCAAGCAGCCTTTATTTTGACATCCAACAAGGGGCCTGGAGAGTGGGGGAAGTTTTTAGGAGATCCGACATTGACCACAGCCATCCTGGATCGTTTACTGCATAGGAGCGAGATTTTAACGTTCAGCGAGGAGCAGAACAGCATTCGAATGAAATATCGTCAGACGTTATTTACGACAACAGGTGTTGAATCTTAA
- the lysS gene encoding lysine--tRNA ligase yields MSNNEELNDQLQVRRQKMEDIRNSGQDPFGARFERTHLSNELNGTYGELSKEELDETPHHTKIAGRIMTKRGKGKAGFAHIQDLGGQIQIYVRQDAVGEEAYKLFTMADLGDIVGIEGTVFKTKVGELSIKAQGFTFLSKALRPLPEKYHGLQDIEQRYRQRYLDLISTEGSKETFILRSRIIQAMRRYLDDQGFLEVETPMLHSIAGGAAARPFITHHNTLDMTLYMRIAIELHLKRLIVGGLEKVYEIGRVFRNEGISTRHNPEFTMIELYEAYADYNDIMELTENLIAHIAQEVLGTSEVQYGEDTINLSPGWKRLHMADAVKEYTGADFWKQMTKEEAHALAKEHGVEVQPSMEAGHVLNEFFEQKVEEQLVQPTFIYGHPVEISPLAKKNPEDSRFTDRFELFIVRREHANAFTELNDPIDQRQRFEAQLVEKEQGNDEAHEMDEDFIEALEYGLPPTGGLGIGVDRLVMLLTNSQSIRDVLLFPQMRSKDQPSKKD; encoded by the coding sequence ATGTCGAATAACGAAGAATTGAATGACCAGCTTCAGGTCAGACGCCAGAAGATGGAAGATATACGGAACAGCGGCCAAGACCCTTTCGGCGCACGGTTTGAACGGACACACTTATCGAACGAACTGAACGGGACGTACGGTGAGCTGTCAAAAGAAGAATTAGATGAAACGCCGCATCACACGAAAATCGCCGGCCGTATCATGACGAAACGCGGGAAAGGGAAAGCGGGCTTCGCGCACATCCAGGACCTCGGCGGCCAGATTCAGATCTACGTTCGCCAGGATGCTGTCGGTGAAGAGGCGTACAAGCTGTTCACGATGGCGGATCTGGGAGATATCGTCGGGATAGAAGGGACAGTATTCAAAACCAAGGTAGGAGAACTTTCCATTAAGGCACAAGGATTCACGTTCCTGTCGAAAGCGCTCCGTCCCCTCCCTGAAAAGTATCATGGACTGCAGGATATCGAGCAGCGCTACCGCCAGCGCTACCTGGACCTGATCTCCACGGAAGGCAGCAAAGAGACCTTCATCCTGCGCAGCCGCATCATCCAGGCGATGCGCCGTTACCTGGATGACCAGGGCTTTTTGGAAGTTGAAACACCGATGCTCCACTCCATTGCAGGGGGCGCAGCAGCCCGTCCGTTCATCACGCACCACAACACACTGGACATGACACTGTATATGCGTATCGCAATCGAGCTGCACCTGAAGCGTCTGATCGTCGGAGGACTCGAGAAAGTCTATGAAATCGGGCGTGTCTTCCGGAACGAGGGGATCTCCACTCGCCACAATCCGGAGTTCACGATGATCGAACTGTATGAAGCCTATGCCGATTACAACGATATCATGGAACTGACGGAAAACCTGATCGCCCATATTGCGCAAGAAGTACTCGGTACATCGGAAGTGCAGTACGGGGAAGACACCATCAATCTGTCACCGGGCTGGAAGCGGCTCCACATGGCGGATGCCGTGAAGGAATACACAGGTGCGGACTTCTGGAAGCAAATGACGAAGGAAGAAGCACATGCACTGGCAAAAGAACATGGTGTCGAAGTGCAGCCGTCGATGGAAGCGGGGCATGTGCTGAATGAATTCTTCGAACAGAAAGTCGAGGAGCAGCTGGTGCAGCCGACCTTCATCTATGGTCACCCTGTTGAAATCTCGCCGCTGGCCAAGAAGAATCCTGAAGACAGCCGGTTCACAGATCGGTTTGAATTGTTCATCGTCCGTCGGGAGCATGCAAATGCCTTCACGGAGCTGAATGATCCGATTGACCAGCGCCAGCGTTTCGAAGCGCAATTGGTGGAGAAAGAGCAGGGGAATGATGAGGCGCATGAGATGGATGAGGATTTCATCGAAGCACTCGAGTATGGTCTTCCGCCGACGGGAGGTCTAGGCATCGGCGTAGATCGTCTTGTGATGCTGCTGACGAATTCCCAGTCGATCCGGGATGTCCTCCTGTTCCCGCAGATGCGATCAAAAGATCAGCCATCTAAAAAGGACTGA
- the folK gene encoding 2-amino-4-hydroxy-6-hydroxymethyldihydropteridine diphosphokinase, whose product MNTAYLSIGTNMGDREANLARAVDLLRAADGVGPAVVSSIYETAPVGLTEQADFLNVAVRVETSLSAGELLEVCQRIEQELGRVRTVRWGPRTADLDILLYNEERMDTETLTIPHPRMHERAFVLIPLAELAPDVQEPGSGRLYREMPAAAEGGVRLWKAADTGWNGKE is encoded by the coding sequence TTGAATACAGCCTATCTGTCCATCGGTACAAACATGGGAGACCGGGAAGCGAACCTGGCGCGTGCGGTGGATCTGCTGCGCGCAGCGGACGGCGTCGGGCCGGCTGTCGTCTCGTCGATCTATGAGACAGCGCCGGTCGGACTGACCGAGCAGGCGGACTTCCTCAATGTCGCTGTCCGGGTCGAGACGTCTTTGTCTGCCGGTGAGCTGCTGGAGGTGTGCCAGCGGATCGAACAGGAGCTAGGACGCGTCCGTACAGTACGGTGGGGACCGCGGACAGCAGATCTCGACATCCTTCTGTATAATGAAGAAAGAATGGATACGGAAACACTGACAATTCCGCATCCGCGTATGCATGAACGCGCATTTGTGCTGATACCGCTTGCAGAACTCGCTCCGGACGTGCAGGAACCCGGCAGCGGCCGCCTATATCGCGAAATGCCTGCAGCGGCGGAAGGCGGTGTCAGGCTGTGGAAAGCAGCGGATACCGGCTGGAATGGCAAAGAATGA
- the cysK gene encoding cysteine synthase A: MKNIGNSVADLVGRTPLVKLNRLVGPDDADVYLKLEYFNPGSSVKDRIALAMIEAAEQSGELKEGGTLIEPTSGNTGIGLAMIAAAKGYKAVLVMPDTMSLERRNLLRAYGAELVLTPGAEGMKGAIAKAEQLAEEKGWFLPQQFNNEANPEVHRLTTGPEIADALEQVDAFVSAVGTGGTITGVGSVLKERFPGVKIIAVEPTDSAVLSGGKPGPHKIQGIGAGFVPKVLDTDIYDDITQVTNDESYQYARRLAKEEGILGGVSSGAAVFAALKAARELGKGKTVVAILPSNGERYLSTPLYQFEEE, translated from the coding sequence ATGAAAAACATTGGAAATTCAGTAGCGGATCTGGTCGGCCGGACGCCTTTGGTCAAGCTGAACCGTCTGGTGGGACCTGATGACGCAGATGTCTATTTGAAATTGGAGTATTTCAATCCGGGCTCCAGTGTCAAGGACCGGATCGCACTTGCGATGATTGAGGCAGCGGAACAGTCGGGAGAATTGAAGGAAGGCGGAACGCTGATCGAGCCGACGAGCGGCAATACCGGAATCGGGCTGGCGATGATTGCTGCAGCGAAAGGCTACAAAGCTGTCCTCGTCATGCCGGATACGATGAGTCTCGAGCGGCGCAACCTGCTGCGCGCATACGGAGCCGAGCTGGTTCTCACACCTGGCGCCGAAGGGATGAAAGGCGCCATTGCCAAAGCGGAGCAGCTGGCTGAGGAAAAGGGCTGGTTCCTTCCGCAGCAATTCAACAACGAGGCGAATCCGGAAGTCCACCGTCTGACGACAGGACCTGAAATTGCTGATGCACTGGAACAGGTCGATGCATTCGTTTCAGCGGTCGGCACAGGCGGAACAATCACAGGTGTCGGCAGTGTGCTGAAAGAGCGTTTCCCCGGTGTGAAGATCATCGCCGTGGAGCCGACCGACTCGGCAGTGCTGTCCGGAGGGAAGCCGGGTCCCCACAAAATTCAGGGGATCGGTGCCGGCTTCGTGCCCAAAGTGCTCGATACAGACATTTACGATGACATCACGCAAGTCACGAACGATGAATCGTATCAATATGCCCGGAGACTTGCGAAAGAGGAAGGGATTCTCGGAGGGGTTTCATCAGGAGCGGCCGTGTTTGCAGCCCTGAAAGCGGCACGGGAACTCGGCAAAGGAAAAACCGTCGTTGCGATTCTTCCGTCAAATGGCGAACGGTATTTGAGTACACCGCTCTATCAATTCGAAGAAGAATAA
- a CDS encoding type III pantothenate kinase, whose translation MLLVLDTGNTNIVLGVYEGDGLKHHWRMETYRQKTEDEYAMQVKSLFAHVGLEFSDISGIIISSVVPPVMHPLEQMCKKYFKQEPVIVGPGVKTGLNIKYENPREVGADRIVNAVAAIHEYGSPLIIVDFGTATTYCYINERAEYMGGAIAPGVSISMEALFDRASKLPRVELTRPEHVVGKNTVSAMQAGILYGYVGQVEGLVNRMKNAGRENPTVIATGGLAPLIGKETEVIDVIDEFLTLKGLKLIYERNR comes from the coding sequence ATGCTCTTAGTTTTGGATACAGGCAATACGAACATCGTACTGGGCGTCTACGAAGGGGATGGCCTGAAGCATCATTGGCGTATGGAGACCTACCGCCAAAAGACCGAAGATGAGTACGCCATGCAGGTGAAATCGTTGTTTGCGCATGTCGGTCTTGAGTTCTCGGACATTTCAGGGATCATCATTTCGTCCGTTGTACCGCCTGTCATGCATCCGCTGGAACAGATGTGTAAAAAGTATTTCAAACAGGAACCTGTCATTGTCGGTCCGGGGGTGAAAACGGGCCTGAACATAAAGTATGAAAACCCACGGGAAGTCGGGGCGGACCGGATTGTCAACGCGGTGGCGGCGATACATGAATACGGCAGTCCGCTTATCATCGTAGATTTCGGCACCGCGACGACTTATTGTTATATCAACGAACGGGCAGAGTATATGGGAGGAGCCATCGCGCCGGGTGTCAGCATTTCCATGGAAGCGCTGTTCGACCGCGCCTCCAAACTTCCGCGAGTGGAACTCACCCGTCCTGAACACGTCGTCGGGAAGAACACAGTGTCCGCCATGCAGGCAGGCATCCTGTACGGCTACGTCGGACAAGTGGAAGGTCTCGTCAACCGGATGAAAAACGCCGGCCGGGAGAATCCGACAGTCATTGCCACCGGCGGGCTTGCTCCGCTGATCGGCAAGGAGACCGAAGTGATCGATGTCATCGATGAGTTCCTGACATTGAAGGGGCTGAAACTGATTTACGAACGCAACCGATAA
- a CDS encoding response regulator transcription factor, whose translation MTTILAVDDDPNIVELVRITLSGAGYSVIKAANGKEALGKLAEEVPDLAVVDVMMPEMDGYALTKKLRSEWDIPVLLLTAKGELEDKEKGFLAGSDDYLVKPFEPKELLFRIRAILRRYDKAVDVFIEAGPLSINRQTYEVTIGRKVLLLPLKEFELLSVLASRVNQVFTRDILLDRVWGFDYEGDDQTLNVHIKRLRNKLEGLPEGIRIVTVRGVGYKLEVPLP comes from the coding sequence ATGACGACAATATTGGCAGTGGATGACGATCCGAATATCGTGGAACTTGTTCGGATCACCCTGTCGGGGGCAGGGTATTCGGTTATCAAAGCGGCAAATGGTAAGGAGGCACTTGGGAAATTAGCTGAGGAAGTGCCGGATCTCGCGGTTGTCGATGTGATGATGCCGGAGATGGACGGCTATGCGCTGACGAAGAAACTGCGTTCCGAATGGGATATCCCAGTGTTGCTGCTGACGGCGAAGGGGGAATTGGAGGACAAGGAGAAAGGGTTCCTTGCCGGATCGGATGACTATCTCGTCAAACCGTTCGAGCCGAAAGAGCTGCTGTTCCGGATCCGCGCGATTTTACGCCGCTATGACAAAGCGGTCGATGTCTTCATCGAAGCGGGGCCGCTGTCCATCAACCGTCAGACGTACGAAGTGACGATCGGCAGGAAAGTGCTGCTGCTGCCGCTGAAGGAATTCGAACTGCTGTCCGTGCTCGCCTCCCGTGTGAACCAGGTGTTCACGCGTGACATCCTGCTGGACCGTGTGTGGGGGTTTGACTACGAGGGAGATGACCAGACCCTTAACGTACATATCAAACGGCTGCGGAATAAGCTCGAAGGCCTGCCGGAAGGGATCCGCATCGTGACCGTCCGGGGTGTCGGTTATAAGCTGGAGGT
- the istA gene encoding IS21 family transposase: MVYFEVKRLREEGFSDAAIARKLKISRNRVKDYGGKTPEEFHEFALSLQTRKKKLDPYEKQILGWLREHPDLTGAQIADWLKEKLEVNFVSEGTVRNYVNEIREKYCIPKQLAEREYAAVPELPKGLQIQVDFGQTRQPTVDGKSQKLYFIGFVLAHSRYKYVEWLDRPFTTKDLIRMHENAFAYFGGMTEEIVYDQDNLLAVSENAGDIILTAEFARYHQKRKFRIYLCRKADPETKGKIERVIQYVKGNFAKNRVFDQLRHWQDTCMKWLKRTGNYNVHHTTKKRPAEVYTLEKEHLRPVSGTYIFENVCTSSITRQIHKDNVIRFGGNRYSVPLGTFRSDAPNIAYVEEHKDHLLIRLQQTGPVIAKHTIAKGKGQLISDPGHRKRNQTKRDTSIRQVTEMIADAELSNWLIEVLKERYPRHLLDQLQIVQTVGLQYPEFLSPAVQEMRRLRLSSAHDLRDIAISLEMEEKKTGQREAAVNEKYQDLRAPERKEDIYLQIFQGGDLV, translated from the coding sequence ATGGTGTATTTTGAAGTGAAGCGACTGCGTGAGGAAGGATTTTCAGACGCAGCGATCGCTAGAAAGCTTAAGATTTCTAGAAACAGAGTGAAAGATTATGGGGGAAAGACTCCGGAGGAATTTCACGAGTTTGCCTTGTCTTTACAGACAAGAAAGAAGAAACTGGATCCGTATGAGAAGCAGATCCTTGGATGGCTGAGAGAGCATCCAGATCTTACAGGTGCACAAATCGCAGACTGGCTAAAGGAAAAGCTGGAGGTGAACTTCGTCAGTGAAGGGACTGTGAGGAATTACGTTAACGAAATTAGAGAGAAATATTGTATTCCTAAACAGTTGGCAGAACGAGAATATGCGGCTGTGCCCGAACTTCCTAAGGGACTCCAGATACAAGTCGATTTCGGGCAGACACGACAGCCAACGGTTGATGGAAAAAGCCAGAAACTCTATTTCATCGGTTTCGTCCTGGCCCATTCTCGCTATAAATATGTAGAGTGGCTCGACAGGCCCTTTACCACAAAGGATTTGATTCGGATGCATGAGAATGCCTTCGCCTATTTTGGAGGCATGACCGAAGAAATCGTATATGATCAGGACAACCTTCTGGCCGTCAGTGAAAATGCGGGAGATATTATTCTGACCGCAGAGTTCGCCAGGTATCATCAGAAACGGAAGTTCAGGATTTATCTGTGCCGGAAAGCTGACCCGGAAACAAAGGGGAAAATTGAACGGGTGATCCAGTACGTAAAAGGAAACTTCGCCAAGAACCGGGTATTCGATCAATTACGCCACTGGCAAGATACCTGCATGAAATGGCTGAAACGGACCGGGAATTATAACGTTCATCACACGACGAAAAAAAGACCTGCCGAAGTGTATACTCTGGAAAAGGAACACCTCAGACCGGTCTCAGGAACCTACATTTTCGAAAATGTCTGTACGTCCAGTATAACAAGACAGATTCACAAAGACAATGTGATTCGCTTTGGAGGGAACCGCTATAGCGTACCACTTGGTACGTTCCGGTCGGACGCGCCGAACATCGCCTATGTAGAAGAACATAAAGATCACCTTCTGATCCGTCTGCAGCAAACAGGACCGGTGATCGCCAAACATACCATCGCGAAGGGAAAAGGCCAGCTTATATCCGATCCAGGCCACCGGAAACGGAACCAGACAAAACGCGACACATCAATCCGACAGGTGACCGAAATGATCGCGGACGCTGAGCTCTCCAACTGGCTGATTGAGGTATTGAAGGAACGATATCCGCGTCACCTGCTCGATCAATTGCAGATTGTCCAGACAGTCGGCCTTCAGTATCCTGAATTCTTATCCCCGGCTGTTCAGGAGATGCGACGACTGCGACTCAGCAGCGCTCATGACTTACGGGACATCGCCATCTCGTTGGAGATGGAAGAGAAGAAGACTGGACAGCGTGAAGCAGCGGTAAATGAAAAATATCAAGATCTTCGAGCCCCCGAACGGAAAGAAGATATCTACCTTCAGATTTTCCAAGGAGGTGATCTGGTATGA
- the hslO gene encoding Hsp33 family molecular chaperone HslO, whose amino-acid sequence MNDYLVKALAFGGTIRAYAATTTGAVGEMQRRHYSWPTATAAIGRTMTATVMMGAMLKGDDKLTVKLDGGGPLGAIVTDADAHGHIRGYAINPQTHFDLNAQGKLDVRRAVGTDGLLTVVKDLGLRDMFTGQTPIVSGEVAEDFTQYFVVSEQVPSAVALGVLVNPDNTVKASGGFIIQVMPGAEDETITELETRISRMEPISKMIDRGLSPEQVLEEVLGADIVQIVDKMDVNFHCSCSKDRFGTAIKSLGEAEILQMIAEDGQAEAECHFCLETYTYSKEELEEFVDELRAGS is encoded by the coding sequence ATGAATGATTACTTAGTAAAAGCACTGGCGTTCGGAGGGACCATCCGCGCATACGCCGCAACCACAACGGGAGCGGTCGGTGAAATGCAGCGGCGTCATTATTCATGGCCGACTGCGACCGCAGCCATCGGCCGGACGATGACAGCGACAGTCATGATGGGTGCCATGCTGAAAGGCGACGACAAACTGACTGTCAAACTGGATGGCGGCGGACCCCTCGGGGCCATCGTCACCGACGCGGACGCGCATGGCCATATCCGCGGCTATGCCATTAATCCGCAGACGCACTTCGACTTGAATGCCCAAGGGAAACTCGACGTCCGGCGCGCTGTCGGAACGGACGGCTTGCTGACGGTCGTCAAAGATCTCGGACTCCGGGATATGTTCACCGGCCAGACGCCGATTGTATCTGGCGAAGTGGCGGAAGACTTCACGCAGTACTTCGTCGTGTCAGAGCAGGTGCCTTCCGCAGTAGCACTCGGTGTCCTGGTGAACCCGGACAACACGGTGAAAGCGTCGGGCGGTTTCATTATCCAAGTGATGCCGGGAGCCGAGGACGAAACCATTACGGAACTGGAGACGCGTATCAGCCGTATGGAGCCGATCTCAAAAATGATCGACCGCGGGCTGTCTCCGGAGCAGGTGCTCGAAGAAGTGCTGGGTGCTGACATTGTACAGATTGTCGATAAGATGGACGTGAACTTCCATTGCAGCTGCTCGAAAGACCGCTTCGGCACGGCCATCAAGAGTCTCGGGGAAGCGGAAATCCTCCAGATGATCGCTGAAGACGGCCAGGCGGAGGCGGAATGCCATTTCTGTCTGGAAACGTATACGTACTCCAAAGAAGAATTAGAGGAATTTGTCGATGAACTCCGGGCGGGTTCCTGA
- the folB gene encoding dihydroneopterin aldolase → MDFIHINEMQFYGYHGALAEETVLGQRFTISVTLAADLQQAGRTDDLSATVNYAEVYETVRSIAEGEPVKLIETVAERVAAKLLTDYQEQVSGVRVKVVKPDPPIPGHYASVAVEVERGQLR, encoded by the coding sequence TTGGACTTCATTCATATAAACGAAATGCAGTTCTACGGCTATCATGGCGCGCTGGCAGAAGAGACGGTTCTCGGCCAGCGGTTCACCATATCGGTGACACTGGCTGCGGATCTGCAGCAGGCAGGCAGGACGGATGATCTCTCCGCGACAGTGAATTATGCAGAGGTCTACGAGACGGTCCGCAGTATTGCGGAAGGTGAGCCGGTGAAGCTGATAGAGACTGTAGCCGAGCGGGTTGCGGCAAAGCTTCTGACGGATTATCAGGAGCAGGTGAGCGGTGTGCGCGTGAAAGTCGTGAAACCCGATCCGCCGATCCCGGGACACTATGCATCCGTGGCAGTCGAGGTCGAGAGGGGGCAGCTGCGTTGA
- a CDS encoding peptidyl-prolyl cis-trans isomerase produces the protein MNSGRVPDRSGGAQPKRRLKTGPLLLLIAILAAGNLLWFIGWLIPDKAESPFEAGEEVASVAGKPITREEWMMAMEQEVGRDVLLGLVNERVMETAADEYKIKVTDEEVDRELALLSSSDGKAYTGLDAEQMRKKVRSDLILDSVLTKDIVVEDEAVSAYYKKNKDQYEIPSAHRTSLLAASTKEDAEQAAAELKGGSSFSVLAKERSVDPASASIGGDLGFISSRSEETDPAIVKQVESMKAGDTSGIIRLSDGTYGILHVKDVLKGRSFKLKDVKEHIRRELALQQLSQSVTPETFWQEFDAHWFYGN, from the coding sequence ATGAACTCCGGGCGGGTTCCTGACCGTTCAGGAGGCGCACAGCCGAAGCGCAGACTGAAGACAGGGCCTCTGCTGCTCCTGATCGCCATCCTGGCGGCAGGGAACCTCCTGTGGTTCATCGGTTGGCTCATACCCGACAAGGCGGAAAGCCCGTTCGAGGCGGGCGAGGAAGTGGCCTCCGTCGCAGGCAAACCGATCACCCGTGAGGAATGGATGATGGCGATGGAGCAGGAAGTCGGACGCGATGTCCTGCTTGGACTGGTCAATGAGCGGGTCATGGAGACAGCGGCTGACGAGTACAAGATCAAAGTCACCGACGAGGAAGTGGACCGGGAACTTGCACTGCTGTCGTCATCTGACGGCAAAGCCTATACCGGGCTGGATGCGGAACAGATGAGAAAGAAAGTGCGTTCCGATCTCATCCTGGACAGTGTCCTGACAAAAGATATCGTGGTCGAGGACGAAGCGGTGTCCGCTTATTACAAGAAGAACAAAGACCAATATGAAATCCCTTCGGCGCATCGTACATCGCTTCTCGCGGCGTCCACCAAGGAGGATGCCGAGCAGGCGGCGGCCGAGCTGAAAGGCGGGTCAAGTTTCTCTGTGCTTGCGAAGGAGCGGTCCGTCGATCCGGCCTCGGCATCCATCGGCGGCGACCTCGGCTTTATCAGCAGCCGCTCCGAAGAGACCGACCCGGCGATCGTCAAACAGGTCGAGTCCATGAAAGCAGGGGACACAAGCGGTATCATCCGGCTCTCTGACGGCACATATGGAATTCTGCATGTAAAAGATGTGCTGAAGGGCAGATCGTTCAAATTGAAAGACGTTAAGGAGCATATCCGAAGGGAACTCGCACTTCAGCAGCTTTCCCAGTCGGTCACGCCGGAAACATTCTGGCAGGAATTCGATGCTCATTGGTTTTATGGAAACTGA
- a CDS encoding YihY/virulence factor BrkB family protein, translating into MSIGIKVLKRFFFERFFDQAAQTAYYLLLSILPFFLFVLSLLSLFPVNEEVMFRFLRPFIPEESFLLIEDNVLEIVRNKTGKWLYLSLAGAFWLSSVTVQSLARSLDLANGYVRKRGFWLSLFRDLGVTLLFMLIVPLSLLLPFIENVLHQVIAYYDAVDDWEGWLFLWPKVKWGLGTLFLFFFFLFFYKFVPTGKVYFRQALPGAVFSTIGWQLFSYLFGGWVTDVDYTRLYGQLSGIIMLVIWFYMTAVILLLSGLLNAEWNRSKTKGVK; encoded by the coding sequence ATGAGTATAGGTATTAAAGTCCTAAAAAGGTTCTTTTTTGAGCGTTTTTTTGACCAAGCGGCTCAAACTGCCTACTATCTGCTGCTGTCGATATTGCCGTTTTTCCTGTTCGTGCTGTCGCTGCTCAGTCTCTTTCCGGTCAATGAAGAAGTTATGTTTCGATTTCTCCGGCCTTTTATTCCTGAAGAGTCTTTCTTACTGATTGAAGATAACGTCCTTGAAATCGTGAGGAACAAAACAGGGAAATGGCTCTATTTGAGTCTGGCGGGTGCTTTCTGGCTGTCGTCCGTGACAGTCCAGTCGCTCGCCCGTTCCCTGGACCTTGCAAACGGGTATGTCAGGAAGAGGGGCTTCTGGCTGTCGCTGTTCCGGGATCTCGGCGTCACGCTGCTCTTCATGCTGATTGTGCCGCTGTCCCTGCTGCTGCCGTTCATCGAAAACGTGCTCCATCAGGTGATTGCGTATTATGATGCCGTGGACGACTGGGAAGGCTGGCTGTTCCTTTGGCCGAAAGTGAAGTGGGGGCTCGGAACGCTCTTCCTATTCTTCTTTTTCCTGTTCTTCTATAAATTCGTGCCGACCGGAAAGGTGTATTTCCGGCAGGCGCTGCCGGGGGCGGTCTTCTCGACAATCGGCTGGCAGCTGTTCAGCTACCTGTTCGGCGGGTGGGTGACTGATGTCGATTACACGCGGTTGTACGGCCAGCTGTCCGGTATTATCATGCTGGTCATCTGGTTCTATATGACAGCGGTCATTCTGCTGCTGTCCGGCCTTCTTAATGCGGAGTGGAACCGATCGAAAACGAAAGGTGTGAAATAG
- the folP gene encoding dihydropteroate synthase, whose translation MRLQHAKKIYQLGDTFIDFQNETVVMGILNVTPDSFSDGGRYSRTDAALRHAEEMVAAGAKIIDIGGESTRPGHTPVPLEEELARTIPIIEALSAEFGCALSIDTYKADVAEAALAAGAHIINDVWGAKREPRIAEVAAACDAPIILMHNREQAVYDGELGDELITDMEESIAIAEQAGVEAGNIWLDPGIGFAKDVRQNIEAMQSLGRLSELGYPVLLGTSKKSLVGRVLDLPVDQRLEGTGATVCYGVEHGCHIVRVHDVEPIARMVRMMDVLTGKQHYTE comes from the coding sequence ATGAGATTGCAACATGCAAAGAAGATCTATCAGCTTGGGGATACCTTCATCGATTTCCAGAACGAAACGGTCGTTATGGGCATACTGAACGTAACGCCGGATTCGTTCTCGGACGGCGGCCGCTACAGCCGGACGGACGCGGCGCTGCGGCATGCGGAAGAAATGGTTGCTGCCGGTGCGAAGATCATCGACATCGGCGGGGAATCGACGCGCCCGGGCCACACACCTGTGCCGCTTGAGGAAGAGCTGGCCCGCACGATCCCGATCATCGAGGCGCTTAGCGCGGAATTCGGCTGTGCATTGTCGATCGATACATACAAAGCGGATGTGGCGGAAGCGGCCCTCGCAGCAGGCGCCCATATCATCAACGACGTCTGGGGGGCGAAACGGGAACCCAGGATTGCTGAAGTGGCGGCAGCCTGCGATGCGCCGATCATCCTGATGCATAACCGTGAACAAGCTGTCTATGATGGGGAGCTGGGTGATGAACTGATTACGGATATGGAAGAAAGTATTGCGATTGCGGAACAGGCGGGAGTGGAGGCCGGAAACATCTGGCTCGATCCGGGTATCGGATTCGCAAAAGACGTCCGGCAGAACATCGAAGCGATGCAGAGTCTCGGCCGGTTGTCGGAACTCGGCTACCCGGTGCTGCTCGGGACATCGAAAAAGTCTCTGGTCGGCCGTGTCCTTGATCTGCCTGTCGATCAGCGGTTGGAAGGGACGGGGGCGACTGTCTGCTACGGCGTCGAACACGGCTGCCATATTGTCCGGGTGCATGACGTGGAACCGATTGCCCGGATGGTCAGAATGATGGATGTGCTGACAGGAAAACAGCATTATACCGAGTGA